From Companilactobacillus heilongjiangensis, one genomic window encodes:
- a CDS encoding AAA family ATPase, with amino-acid sequence MPEKNTKANQIEVHGGKVHNLKNIDVNIPLDKFVAISGPSGSGKSSLAMGILYAEGSRRYLEALSTYTRRRISQNKRSQVQEVKHIPSAIALRQRPNVPSERSTVGSMSELFNVVRLIFSRLGSTVCPNGHRIQPSLKIAQSMDLPGGPDSRMGIIVCPTCGIEFMAKSAEDFAFNSGGACKQCHGTGKIRELDESKLIGDENQTLAEGAVASWHLPGRNFMPTVAATLGVRTDVPYKDLTDKEKNIVLHGEKKQYSVDFRTSTGRVFHTDKTLYENAYEAVYDSLKTVKSERSINKINQFFHFSVCPTCHGTRLNPELLTQLVGGMNIAEVSELTLGKLTDWETQTKQELPAEMKAMADVLFKNLTDTLRPLLELGLNYLTLSRNGNTLSTGELQRIQLSKTLRTETTGVLYVLDEPSIGLHPDNVKGLINIFRALIAQGNSLVVVDHEVDIIEAADWVIEVGPGSGDAGGRIIAEGTPSSLKQNRNSLIGPFISGKADIMHDKVPVSKDAERLTTHLEVDKYFNLHDITVTIPGNEITAVTGFSGAGKTSLILDSLVPAIESKKEKRSLPKQVKTLKTNLTDVVSVDAKPIGKNARSSLATYTSIMDNLRRIFADLPESKKRHYGIAYFSYNNKQGACEHCGGVGVISLDIQYLPDMEEICPYCNGTRYKPEIQEIRWHGYTIVDLLNLSVKEALSVFQDVPAIEKQLQLLDEIGLSYLHLGESTPSLSGGEAQRLKLVNHLNKKQAQTLFVFDEPSVGLHPQDVQTLLGVINKLKEKGATVIIITHDLDLMANADYMIDLGPKGGSSGGKLMAAGTPQQLIEKSHSLTIDYLKEHFQKFGLI; translated from the coding sequence ATGCCAGAAAAAAACACAAAAGCTAATCAAATTGAAGTGCACGGAGGGAAAGTCCATAATTTAAAAAATATTGATGTAAATATTCCATTGGATAAGTTTGTAGCTATTTCTGGTCCATCTGGTTCGGGGAAAAGTTCTTTAGCAATGGGAATTTTGTACGCGGAAGGTTCTCGTCGTTATTTGGAAGCTTTGTCAACTTATACTAGACGAAGAATCAGTCAGAATAAACGGTCACAAGTTCAAGAGGTTAAGCATATTCCTTCAGCTATTGCTTTACGTCAACGACCAAATGTTCCTTCCGAGCGTTCGACCGTGGGTTCGATGAGTGAACTGTTTAATGTGGTTCGGCTGATTTTTTCCCGATTGGGCTCAACCGTCTGTCCAAATGGTCATCGAATACAACCTAGTTTGAAGATTGCTCAATCAATGGATCTTCCCGGAGGTCCCGATAGTCGCATGGGAATTATTGTTTGTCCAACTTGTGGGATTGAGTTTATGGCTAAATCAGCTGAGGACTTTGCTTTTAATTCTGGTGGGGCTTGTAAACAGTGTCATGGTACGGGTAAAATCCGTGAATTGGATGAGAGTAAGTTAATTGGCGATGAGAATCAAACTCTTGCAGAGGGTGCAGTCGCATCATGGCATTTACCAGGTCGTAATTTTATGCCTACTGTTGCTGCAACTTTAGGTGTTCGAACAGATGTCCCTTATAAGGACTTGACCGATAAGGAAAAGAATATTGTCTTGCATGGCGAGAAGAAACAATATTCGGTTGACTTTAGAACTTCAACTGGACGTGTATTTCACACCGATAAGACTCTTTATGAGAACGCTTATGAGGCGGTTTATGATTCCTTAAAGACCGTTAAGAGTGAACGTTCTATCAATAAAATTAATCAATTTTTCCATTTTTCAGTCTGCCCAACTTGTCATGGAACTCGTTTGAATCCTGAGCTGTTGACACAATTAGTTGGTGGCATGAATATTGCTGAAGTGTCTGAACTAACCTTAGGAAAGCTAACTGATTGGGAAACACAGACTAAGCAAGAATTACCAGCTGAAATGAAAGCTATGGCTGACGTTTTATTTAAGAATTTAACCGATACCTTGCGTCCATTACTAGAGTTGGGATTGAATTATTTGACGCTATCTCGGAATGGAAATACTTTATCAACTGGTGAGTTGCAACGGATTCAGCTTTCGAAGACATTGCGGACTGAAACAACTGGTGTTTTGTATGTGTTGGATGAGCCTTCAATTGGATTGCATCCAGACAATGTTAAAGGCCTAATAAATATTTTCAGAGCTTTGATTGCCCAAGGTAATTCACTGGTGGTAGTTGATCATGAGGTCGATATCATTGAAGCAGCTGATTGGGTCATTGAAGTTGGGCCTGGATCTGGGGATGCTGGCGGTCGCATTATTGCCGAGGGCACACCCAGCTCATTGAAACAAAACAGGAATTCACTAATAGGTCCCTTTATTTCTGGAAAAGCTGATATTATGCATGATAAAGTTCCTGTATCCAAAGATGCTGAAAGATTAACAACTCATTTGGAAGTTGATAAATATTTCAATCTACATGATATTACTGTCACTATTCCCGGAAATGAAATTACGGCTGTCACTGGTTTCTCAGGCGCTGGTAAGACTAGTTTGATTTTAGATAGTTTAGTGCCTGCAATTGAATCGAAAAAAGAAAAGCGCTCTTTGCCAAAGCAAGTTAAAACCTTGAAGACCAATTTAACGGATGTTGTCAGTGTCGATGCCAAGCCAATTGGTAAAAATGCTCGTTCAAGTTTGGCTACTTATACGTCTATTATGGATAATCTAAGACGAATTTTTGCTGATTTGCCAGAATCTAAGAAGCGACATTATGGGATTGCTTATTTCTCATATAACAATAAACAAGGTGCTTGTGAACATTGTGGTGGGGTCGGCGTAATTTCACTAGATATTCAATACTTGCCCGATATGGAAGAAATTTGTCCTTACTGTAATGGAACTCGTTATAAACCAGAAATTCAGGAAATTCGTTGGCACGGATATACGATTGTTGATTTATTAAACTTGTCAGTCAAAGAAGCCTTGAGTGTTTTCCAAGATGTGCCTGCAATTGAGAAGCAGTTACAATTATTGGATGAGATTGGTTTGAGTTACTTACATTTAGGTGAAAGTACTCCTAGTCTGTCTGGTGGTGAAGCACAAAGACTTAAACTCGTTAACCATCTGAATAAGAAACAAGCCCAGACGTTATTTGTTTTTGATGAACCATCAGTGGGATTACATCCTCAAGATGTACAGACATTGCTTGGAGTTATCAATAAGCTCAAGGAAAAGGGGGCAACTGTCATCATTATTACGCATGATTTGGATTTGATGGCAAACGCAGATTATATGATTGATCTGGGACCTAAAGGCGGTTCTTCAGGTGGTAAGTTAATGGCTGCCGGTACTCCTCAACAACTTATCGAAAAATCGCATAGTTTAACCATTGATTACCTAAAGGAACATTTCCAAAAGTTTGGTTTGATTTAA
- the glyA gene encoding serine hydroxymethyltransferase: MVVVQYSTGDKEIFDLINKEENRQNRNIELIASENIVSDNVRKAQGSVLTNKYAEGYPGHRYYGGCEYIDQVEQIAIDRAKKLFNAEYVNVQPHSGSQANAAAYQAVLKPGDSVLGMDLNAGGHLTHGSKVNFSGKMYNFHSYGVNAEGLIDYDDVQKIAEEVQPKLIVAGASAYSRIIDFKKFREIADSVGAYLMVDMAHIAGLVAVGLHPTPVGVADIVTTTTHKTLRGPRGGMILAKAELGKKLNSAVFPGTQGGPLEHVIAGKAVAFGEDLQPEFKTYMEQVIKNAAAMAKVINDADNLSVLTGGTDNHLLNVVLTECDLNGMEVQNLLDTIHITTNKEAIPNDPLPPKFTSGLRLGSPAITSRGFDEEDCEEVARIIVDAIKYHDDPEKLQELDARTKALTDKHPVEFN, from the coding sequence ATGGTCGTAGTGCAATACAGTACAGGTGATAAGGAAATTTTTGATCTAATCAATAAGGAAGAAAATCGACAAAATAGAAATATCGAATTGATTGCTTCTGAAAATATCGTTTCTGACAATGTTAGAAAAGCCCAAGGTTCAGTTTTAACAAACAAGTATGCTGAAGGTTATCCAGGGCACCGTTACTATGGTGGTTGTGAATACATCGATCAAGTCGAACAAATCGCAATTGACCGAGCAAAGAAATTATTCAACGCCGAATATGTCAACGTTCAACCACATTCAGGTTCACAAGCTAATGCTGCCGCCTACCAAGCTGTTTTAAAACCTGGTGACTCAGTTCTAGGTATGGATTTAAATGCGGGTGGTCACTTAACACACGGTTCAAAAGTTAATTTCTCTGGTAAAATGTATAACTTCCATTCATATGGTGTTAATGCTGAAGGTTTAATTGACTATGACGACGTCCAAAAAATTGCTGAAGAAGTTCAACCAAAACTTATCGTTGCGGGTGCTTCAGCTTATAGCCGTATCATCGATTTCAAGAAGTTTAGAGAAATTGCTGATTCAGTTGGCGCTTACTTGATGGTCGATATGGCTCACATTGCTGGACTCGTTGCGGTTGGATTACACCCTACTCCAGTTGGAGTTGCCGATATTGTTACTACAACTACTCACAAAACTCTCAGAGGCCCCCGTGGTGGTATGATTTTGGCTAAGGCTGAACTTGGTAAGAAACTTAATTCAGCTGTCTTCCCTGGCACTCAAGGTGGTCCATTGGAACACGTGATTGCTGGTAAAGCTGTTGCTTTTGGCGAAGACTTACAACCAGAATTCAAAACTTACATGGAACAAGTTATTAAGAATGCTGCTGCTATGGCAAAAGTTATCAATGATGCTGATAATTTATCAGTTCTAACTGGTGGTACAGACAACCACTTGTTAAACGTTGTTTTAACTGAATGTGACTTGAATGGTATGGAAGTTCAAAACTTACTTGATACTATTCACATCACAACTAACAAGGAAGCCATTCCTAACGACCCATTGCCTCCTAAATTTACATCTGGCCTTCGTTTAGGTTCTCCTGCTATTACATCAAGAGGATTTGACGAAGAAGACTGTGAAGAAGTAGCACGTATTATTGTTGATGCTATCAAGTATCACGATGATCCTGAAAAACTTCAAGAATTGGATGCACGTACTAAAGCTTTGACTGACAAGCATCCAGTTGAATTTAACTAA
- a CDS encoding DNA/RNA non-specific endonuclease, translating to MYMLLLIVLGAIVLFTTFMVKPKRRIHRRLVSLGLLLVVVGGSGTYESYQNNGTSPGDNPRQVEKTTTSSSSNLANLNYQTNQEIEVNNNTPTFTKAELNVSQGPWQRFADLDSLNRAIQADALLSKSLMPTAKREPLYVNPTGWHNKKINGGWLYNRSHLIGYQLTGQNNNPKNLMTGTRSLNSPEMLKHENDIAYYIKQNPNNYIRYRVKPIYRGNELVARGVQMMAESLTQSGQLDNGISFNVYIFNVEKGVKINYSDGTSVVNNNY from the coding sequence ATGTATATGTTGTTACTGATTGTTTTGGGGGCAATCGTACTGTTTACCACTTTTATGGTTAAACCCAAACGCCGGATTCATCGACGCTTAGTTTCTCTGGGACTTTTGTTAGTCGTAGTTGGAGGTTCAGGAACTTATGAATCCTACCAAAACAATGGAACTAGTCCGGGTGACAATCCACGGCAAGTGGAAAAGACCACCACGTCATCTAGTTCCAATTTGGCCAATTTAAACTATCAGACGAATCAAGAAATTGAAGTCAACAACAATACGCCTACTTTCACAAAAGCCGAACTAAATGTCTCGCAAGGTCCTTGGCAACGTTTCGCTGACTTGGACAGTTTAAACCGAGCCATTCAGGCCGATGCGTTATTGAGTAAAAGTTTGATGCCGACCGCAAAGCGTGAACCTCTTTATGTCAATCCAACTGGTTGGCACAATAAGAAAATTAACGGCGGATGGCTATATAATCGTTCGCACCTAATTGGTTATCAATTGACAGGACAAAACAATAATCCTAAAAATTTGATGACAGGAACTCGTTCACTGAACTCTCCCGAAATGCTCAAGCATGAAAACGATATTGCTTATTACATCAAGCAAAACCCTAATAATTACATTAGGTATCGTGTTAAACCGATATATCGTGGCAATGAATTAGTGGCTCGAGGGGTTCAAATGATGGCTGAATCGTTGACACAAAGCGGTCAGCTGGACAATGGAATTTCTTTTAACGTTTACATTTTCAACGTTGAAAAAGGTGTCAAGATTAATTATAGTGATGGTACCAGCGTAGTTAACAATAATTATTAG
- the htpX gene encoding zinc metalloprotease HtpX — protein MIYEQIDRNKRKTYLIFFVFFLILAAIGSFLGLYFFDNLYSGIVIALVIAIVYTLITYFQSTSIVMQMNGARKLNSAKDAPDLWHIVEDLSMVADIPLPDIYIIDDPSPNAFATGRDPQHSAVAVTSGLYKMMDREELEGVLAHEVSHIRNYDIRVSTISVALSSAIILICSIIGNAYRWWIPMRDDDRDNNNSGAIRIVLWVVGLVFAIIGPLIASLVQMAISRNREYLADVSGAELTRNPQGLINALGKLEESTKPMKRVDDASAALYIDDPTKKKHFSGLFDTHPPLDKRIEALKKTFQ, from the coding sequence ATGATTTACGAGCAAATTGATCGTAATAAACGTAAAACCTACTTGATATTTTTCGTCTTCTTTTTGATACTCGCTGCTATCGGCAGTTTTTTGGGACTCTACTTTTTTGACAATCTCTACTCAGGGATAGTTATTGCTCTCGTCATCGCGATTGTTTACACACTAATTACCTATTTTCAATCTACTAGTATCGTAATGCAAATGAACGGTGCAAGAAAGCTAAATTCGGCGAAAGATGCTCCAGATCTTTGGCATATTGTCGAAGATTTATCGATGGTCGCTGATATCCCTTTACCAGACATTTACATTATTGATGATCCGAGTCCTAACGCCTTTGCGACTGGCCGTGATCCACAGCATTCAGCAGTGGCCGTAACTAGCGGTTTGTACAAAATGATGGACCGTGAGGAACTTGAGGGCGTGTTAGCACATGAAGTTTCCCACATAAGAAATTACGACATTCGTGTCTCAACAATTTCGGTAGCTTTATCTTCAGCGATAATTTTAATTTGTTCCATTATCGGTAACGCCTATCGTTGGTGGATTCCAATGCGAGATGACGACCGAGACAACAACAATTCTGGAGCAATCCGAATCGTCTTGTGGGTCGTTGGATTAGTCTTTGCCATTATCGGTCCATTAATCGCCAGTTTGGTACAGATGGCAATTTCCAGAAACCGTGAGTATTTAGCCGACGTCTCTGGAGCAGAATTGACCAGAAATCCTCAGGGATTGATTAACGCTTTGGGAAAGCTAGAAGAAAGCACCAAACCAATGAAACGAGTTGACGATGCAAGCGCCGCTTTATACATTGACGATCCTACTAAGAAAAAACATTTTTCCGGACTATTCGATACCCATCCACCATTGGATAAGAGAATCGAAGCTCTGAAAAAGACATTTCAATAA
- a CDS encoding LemA family protein, protein MNTIIIIVVILVIIAAYAGMYNSLVKYRNRAREFSSQIDVQLKRRTDLIPNLVETVKGYATHEKETLARVVEMRNNVNSADSLQDKVDADNELTGALRQVFALAENYPDLKANQEFSQLMEELSNTENKVSYARQAYNSQVQAYDTAIQTFPRNIIAGIHGFKEMNFLQIPDVDKEAPKVKF, encoded by the coding sequence ATGAATACAATAATTATAATTGTTGTCATCTTAGTAATAATCGCCGCCTATGCCGGCATGTACAACAGTCTTGTTAAATACCGCAACCGTGCTCGTGAGTTCAGTTCACAAATTGACGTTCAACTAAAACGTCGTACTGATTTGATTCCTAACCTAGTGGAAACTGTTAAAGGTTATGCCACTCACGAAAAGGAAACTTTAGCACGTGTTGTTGAAATGAGAAATAACGTTAACAGCGCTGACTCATTACAAGACAAAGTTGATGCTGACAATGAATTGACTGGCGCCTTGAGACAAGTATTTGCTTTAGCAGAAAACTACCCTGATCTTAAAGCCAACCAAGAATTCTCTCAATTAATGGAAGAACTTTCAAACACTGAAAATAAAGTTTCATACGCACGTCAAGCTTACAATAGTCAAGTACAGGCTTACGATACAGCCATCCAAACGTTCCCTCGTAACATCATTGCTGGAATTCACGGCTTCAAAGAAATGAATTTCTTGCAAATTCCTGATGTTGACAAAGAAGCTCCTAAAGTTAAGTTTTAA
- a CDS encoding serine hydrolase domain-containing protein — protein MKKIFLPVLMFLAVILGSMPVTVSGEATVDASVGSQLDQNIDGLLNQKGFSGSLLVVKNGKPVYQTSRGYSNYANGLSNEKNTAYEIDSVQKTLTAALVMKEVQNGKLSLTDKLSKFYPSIPGSNKITIRQMLDMTSGLVLSEVGPDQILPDSGIIAADINSVHFSELSYKKWNYQPVNFNLLCGILEQITGKSYQRLFTKTYINKLHLKHTIFAYDEKPGIEKAAGYNNPDPLSARLDYKNAFYTKKFFEFDELGTGQVYMSVNDLYKVEKYIMRGKMLSKKSRKILFKKGSVSTYGGGMYHGKNDNFANGWGYGFQGIAHISNNGKDAVILLENYSRIAADAKPIAKQIYSMIENE, from the coding sequence ATGAAAAAAATCTTTCTACCAGTTTTAATGTTTCTAGCTGTAATCTTGGGGAGTATGCCCGTAACTGTTTCGGGTGAAGCCACAGTTGATGCCTCGGTTGGTAGTCAATTGGACCAAAATATCGATGGTCTGCTTAACCAAAAAGGATTCTCAGGAAGCTTGTTGGTTGTGAAAAATGGCAAACCTGTTTATCAAACTAGTCGCGGATATTCTAACTATGCTAATGGTCTTAGCAATGAAAAGAATACAGCTTACGAGATAGATTCAGTGCAAAAGACTTTGACTGCCGCTTTGGTTATGAAAGAAGTTCAAAATGGTAAGTTGAGTCTGACTGATAAGTTGAGTAAATTTTACCCAAGTATTCCTGGTAGTAATAAAATTACTATCAGACAAATGCTGGATATGACTTCAGGCTTGGTTTTAAGTGAGGTTGGACCTGATCAAATTTTACCCGACTCAGGTATTATTGCGGCCGATATTAACAGTGTTCATTTTTCAGAACTTTCCTATAAGAAGTGGAATTATCAACCGGTCAATTTCAATTTGCTCTGTGGTATTTTGGAACAGATTACCGGTAAGTCGTATCAAAGATTATTTACCAAGACGTATATTAATAAATTGCATTTAAAGCATACTATCTTCGCCTATGACGAAAAGCCAGGTATTGAAAAGGCAGCAGGTTATAATAATCCTGATCCGCTGTCAGCTCGTTTGGATTATAAGAATGCCTTCTATACGAAGAAATTCTTCGAATTCGATGAACTCGGTACTGGTCAAGTTTATATGAGCGTTAACGATTTATACAAAGTTGAGAAATATATTATGCGTGGCAAAATGTTGTCCAAAAAGTCACGTAAGATTTTGTTCAAGAAGGGTAGTGTCAGCACCTATGGAGGAGGAATGTATCATGGCAAGAATGATAACTTCGCTAACGGTTGGGGTTACGGCTTCCAAGGTATCGCCCACATCTCTAATAATGGGAAAGATGCAGTGATTCTTTTGGAAAACTACTCTCGTATAGCAGCTGATGCCAAACCAATTGCCAAGCAAATTTATAGCATGATTGAGAATGAATGA
- a CDS encoding aldo/keto reductase: MFMYKLNDGQQIPDFGFGTYKLNGRTGVQSIVSAINNGYKMIDTAYNYENEGTVGRAISESGIDRDKLTVTSKLPGRYYAYDDAITALQESLYRAHLNYFDLYLIHWPNPKRGMYVEAWQALIDAQKFGLVKSIGVCNFLPEHLEKLKKETGILPAINQIELHPYFNQKEMRDFDHDNGIVTMDWSPLGRASSVLEDPMLIALGEKYHKSVGQIILRWEHQLDTIPIPKSASPVRQRENMNIFDFEISNDDMEKINSLTKPDGRNKNQDPAVYEEF; encoded by the coding sequence ATTTTTATGTATAAATTAAATGATGGTCAACAAATTCCTGATTTTGGATTTGGAACATATAAATTGAATGGCCGGACTGGCGTTCAAAGTATCGTGTCAGCTATTAATAATGGATATAAAATGATTGATACTGCTTATAATTATGAAAATGAAGGTACAGTTGGACGTGCTATTTCTGAAAGTGGCATTGATCGTGATAAGTTGACCGTAACATCGAAGTTACCTGGTCGCTACTACGCTTATGATGATGCAATTACAGCCTTGCAAGAGTCACTCTATCGAGCACATCTTAATTATTTTGACTTGTATTTGATACATTGGCCCAACCCTAAACGTGGAATGTACGTTGAAGCATGGCAAGCTTTGATAGATGCCCAAAAGTTTGGATTGGTTAAATCAATTGGTGTCTGCAACTTTTTGCCAGAGCACTTAGAAAAACTCAAAAAAGAAACTGGCATTTTGCCAGCCATTAACCAAATTGAATTGCATCCATATTTTAATCAAAAAGAGATGCGTGATTTTGATCATGATAACGGTATTGTAACGATGGATTGGAGTCCACTTGGTCGTGCCAGTTCTGTTCTTGAAGATCCAATGTTGATTGCCTTGGGTGAAAAATATCATAAATCAGTTGGACAAATTATTCTTAGATGGGAACATCAATTGGATACTATTCCGATCCCTAAGTCCGCTTCACCAGTCAGACAACGCGAGAATATGAATATTTTTGATTTTGAAATTTCAAATGATGATATGGAAAAAATCAATTCATTGACGAAACCAGATGGTCGTAATAAAAACCAAGATCCAGCCGTTTACGAAGAATTCTAA